The Dermochelys coriacea isolate rDerCor1 chromosome 7, rDerCor1.pri.v4, whole genome shotgun sequence sequence CCTTTAAAGCTGGTTTcaagacatttttatttcaaaaggccTTTACCATGGAACATGAGTTTTATTTGTGgatctgtatttatttaaaacatagtGTTTACCTGATGCTTTTAGTCCCTTAACCTGCATTTGTTTGATTAAAAAGTTCCCAGGAAACTTCTGTGTACCAGTGATGTACAAATAAAATCTATTAGTATCAATATTAGTGAAAGGACAAGTAAGAGCTAGTTGACATTACTTGTGTTTTCCTTATCATTGCTCTAAATCATGGCTGTGCACACACCCAAGGTTGATGGATCCAGCACTGAAGAGATCCAGCACTGATCAGCAATGGAATGATTTACACAGGTTATTTCAAAGGCTAGGctgctatttaaaatgtttcttgtcTAGCACAGCTCGCCAATCGGTTCAGCTAATCATGGGCGGCATGTGTTTCTTTGGGTGGCAAATGTTTGTTTGGGTGGCAGATGTTGTTTGCTTTCATAGATTTACATGGTATGCTTTCACTAACAATGAAGTTGCATTCATGTCAGCAGCCCTTGGACCCATTTGCCTATTTTTCTTCATAGTATGGATGGGAAAAGGCATTCTTGGAAACTGAACCTACTCTTGGAGCCTGCTTGTCCTGATGTAGGACATCAGCAACTCCCATTGTGCTCAACAGAAGTTACTGCTATCTTATAGGGAGAAAAAAGCCCCTATTTCTAGAATGAACCAACTTTTTAAGGTTCAAATTCCATGTAAACAGTGTCTGTTCTAGgctaggggaagggaaggagattgGATGCCAATTCACTCGAAGCAGAAGAAAAGCGAAAGCGATGGAGTCCGAAAAGCAAGGTGAGAtaaaaaagggagctgcagaagCAAAGAGATACAGGAAGGAAAAGAGTGCATTGtcaggaggggagagaaaagggcaggggcagggttggcAGTCCAGATTCAGAAGAGAGAAAGCTAAAGCTAAACAGCATACCCAAGATCTTTGAGGATATACACTGTGAAACACATATAGATAAACACTAATTTATTAATTATACAAAAGCATATGTTTAAGACCTCTTCAAAAAGCTCTGAGGCAATTTACAACCCAAAACTTTTTAGGCTTATCCTTATCCTTCTTTATCCCTTATATGTCAGGCTGCTCATGGTAACAGTTCACTTCCAAAATTGCTGACTATTCAAGTCACAGGTTAACTTGGCTTGCCCTAAAGCACCTCTTCAGTTTCATTAACACTGATTAAAAGGACCAAAAATCTGAATTATGCAGTACTTGTTGGAGAAAAACTCTCACTGAATTCACTGAGAGATTTGCTTAGTTAAGGATTGCAGAATTTAGCCAAGAGTTTTGACATTTTTAGACACTGCATATATTTAACAAGCTAGTGACCTTATTCACATCAAATGAAATCAGCATTAAGTTTGAGTATGTGGGCTGTATATAGGTAAAATGTGGAGTGGTTGGGAAGATCAAGCTCACACCTGCAAAGTGGGGCAAGGAGTTCCTACAACCTCTTCCCCCAATTTCTAGCTCTGTAACTGCTGCTGGTCCATCTCTCTGTTATTTCCTAACTCTCAAATGTACTTTtgaagaaagtgaaaaataaCTATGTTGAACAGAGCCATGTATACTTGTCCCAGTGCACTGAAAATAAGTGTTTGTCACTTTGAGACTACAAATCCCTTAATCCTACTGAAGTGTAATTTGTTTATTGTTTGAATATTATTAAAAAGTTTCACCTTGTTTTCCTCTCTACATGCTGTAATCATATTACTATGTTGTTTTTACTGTGGAAGAAAGCTGTTTTACATACTGTCTTACCATCGTTTTCTAATCCTGAAACCAGTATGAAAATAGTGCTGAAGAGtttgaaaaatctcccctttAAGGGGCAAAATCCTCCTTCCTCATGCACAGCTTCCACTAGCAGCAAAGATGGGTTACAGAAGCATGGTAATGATTGTGACTTGTGAAACTTTGGTTTAGTTTACTGGAATTCAGTTAAAGTGGGACCTGAATAGTGAAAGTTACTGTTCACTAGTTGCAATATTTGGtatttaaatatgttaaatgttACTAATAACACTGCCCACCTCTCCAGCATCTAATTATGAGTAAGTACTTTGGTTCCTTATCATTAGCTCTGACCAAGGAATGCTCATTGCAATTTAAGCCACCTTAGCACTCCCTCAGTTGTGGTGCTGCTTTGTCAAGGTCCAATACCCTTGTGCAAGAGAGAGCTGCTGGTAATGCGCCCTGCACTGGCCACAGGAATGGGTGGTGGTGAAGGAGCATAAGATGCTCTGCCCACCCTGGGTTTAGTGGTGCTGGTGGAGCATTGCAAAgcagccctcaggcaggggagaatCAATCTTTTTTGCACTCACGTCATTTCGTCACAGGATCTCAAAGAACATTACAAGGGCGGTAAAGTATTGTCCCTACTTTAATGTTGGAAAAGCTAAGGCACAAAGGGGTTAACAGACTTGTCCAACATCACACAGGGAGTTATAACCCAGGCTTGGCCACCAACAAACAGATCCATGTTATTAACATGGGGCAAAGTTCAACACAATGTACCTATGACTTTCTGAACTTCAGCCTATGGCAGGCTGTGGACTCTGTTGCTGTTGCAGAGATACTGAGGCTTTGGTCTGCTGAATTTCCGAGGGGCCTTGATAGATGTCGACCTCCCTCAGCTCCTGTTAATTTCAGGGAGCACTGAGAGGGTTCAGCCTCTCTCAGGAGGCTCTCAGCAATTCACTGACTTGGGCTCTAATTCAGGGGGGAAATCATTTCCATGTGGAAAGTCAAAGCCAAGGAACCTCTTTCATGCTTGTAAGTGGTGGAAGGAGAATGCATAGAAATGAGTGCCCAGCCTTCTTTGCTCTACTACTCCCTCTCCTTAAtctgcctctttccccctcaGCCAGCTCCAATGTCTGTATATGTTACTACAGTCGTAGGGCTGAAAAGTAATTGTCCTGCATGGCCTTCATTGGCTGGGGAGACAGATTGCTGCTTCTTGGCATTAGAGTTGGGAACTCAcatggtggtgatgatgatgtttTCCTATCTAATCAGTTTGGCTTGTGGTTGGGATAGATTGCTCTTTGGTGCTTGGCTGTATTTAGGTCTGTCTGGTCAATTAAAATTGCACCCTGGCAGGGACAGATACTTGCCACTTCCAAATAGTGCTCTCTCTCCCATCTACTGCCAATAGTtgcctcctttttaaaattatgctaCTTGGTGTGCTACCATGTCATGCCCCATGATCCATTGCACAGTACCTAGATGAGGCCTCTATCTGGCAACAGAATGGGAAGTAAGGCACTTAAGGACCCTAAACGGAGACAGTTTGAAGGAAGTACATTAGCACCACCTACCACACCCAAGACAGCATTTAGGTAGACCTTACATTCAAAGATCCACAGGTATGAAATCAGCTTTTTTCTAGAGCTCCAACCACTGATGAATGGAAGGACAAGGATTGTAGGTGTCTGTGTGCATTGGGGGAGCGGGTCGAGAAGGAGGGTGAGTTGGGAATCTGGAAAGGGTTGGATCTGTGCTGGAGAGGAGGTTTGTCTGCTGTAGAATAGCATGCTGGCCTGTAACCCAGTCATTCCACCCAGGACTGAGGTTAATTTGTGGACTTCTCTTCTCTCTGGCTGAACTCcagaaaaaaacctgttttcatACCTGTGGATCCTGGGTGCACACTAACCCTTTCAGGGAGGCTATGAGTCCAGCATGACCTGGTCCCAATTAAGCACTGAACTATGCAATTCTGTCATTTGTATTCCCCAGAGGGACCCTGGAAATTGTAGACTGCTGCAAGGCAGGCTGGGAAGGAGTGCCCGGAAATATAAGGAGAAACCTTTCTTCAGAAGAAAGTCCAGGGACAAGGGCAGGCCTGGAGCAGGGCCACTCCACCAATGAAACTGAGGAGGCTGCCCAGGAGGTGCTGTGATGAAAAGAGCCTATGAGGAAATCCTCAGACTGGTAAGAGAAAAGGAATCCTGAGTGGGTAAGGGAGAGGACAGTTTGGTGAGCCTTGGAGAAGAGTGAGGCTTTTGATATGCAGGAGCAGTAGGAATTGTGAAGCAGGGCAGGGTGTGGCCCATGCTTTCCAAGGGTGTCatagcagctgtgctctctttgCACTCCAGAAGACACCCACAAGGGTGTCCCCAGCATGGCCTGTGACTaaagtcacaatctggccctagcAGCCCAATCCTATAAGGTGCTGGGGGCCTTCAActaccattgaagttaatggcagttGAGAGGTTGCAGCaccatgcaggatcagggccctaggtgacttgccaaaagtcacaGAGGGAGTTAGTGTCAGAATACAGGTTAAACCTcaacagttcctggctcccagatccATGTTTAAGTCACTAGAAAACACCTCCCTCCCAGAGAGAAAAAGTAGAACAAAAATGTCACTTTTCCTGCCcgccttttttatatttttgtctaCTGCTTTTGTTTGCTGACATTTATTACATACCCTGGAGATTGGGAGAGAGTAACTATACATCATAACTATGGCTTCTGTTTGTAGGGCACTTATTAATTTGATTTTGGGGGGTTAGCAATTTTTTAGTTTTATATAGATGTCCAAAAATCAAGGGTTTGGGGCTCTCTCTTTGTATACACTCTAATGAGTACTCGCTTTGTAATATCCTCTAATGGGCTAcaatactgtttcaaacagcactacactAAAGCACACTAGACAGTGAACCTCTACATGGCCCAATAAATGCACAAAACGTTACTGCACTTGAGAAATCACACCCCATTTGTGGTGTTTATTAGATAACACTGATGTCATTTTTTGTATCGGAGGTGTTGGTGCTTATCAGTTAAAAtctaaaatcagaagccctaattATGATGCATAATTAAAGTAGGAAAAAGGTAGAttcaaagggggtgggggaaaaacagTTTTAAGGACTTTATGACCCAGGGCTGCTCTTCCTTGCAGTcgtacaactcccattgaatccgTTTTGAGTTTTGGGGGTACAAGCAATGGAGGATCTGATAAATAGTGATTTTTCAGTTGTTTGAGATGTTTGTTAGTATCTCTAGCAAGTTTACATAGGCCCTTAATTATGATCAATACACAATATTAAGTAAGGTGCCCCAAAATGTACATGAATTAAGACTGACTGGATGTTGGGTTTCTGGTAACACACTGTTCAAGCTTTGCTGTCATTTATAATGGCAACAAAACTCAGTTCAAACTGTTAAACTTAAGCAAATACAAATGATACTATTTAGCATTATTGTACTACATTACTAGCCAGCCAGAAGTCGTTTTATAATAAAACGATAAGAAAAAAATACCTGTAAAATCTTTGAATAACTGATCACAATGACTAATCCTGGTATTACAAAGATCACAAAGGTGAATGTTACGTCCCAAGAGATTTCTCCTGCAACACTGGGCCAAACCAAGGTGCAAATTTGAACTTCCTGTTtacaaagaataaaagaaaattattaacaTTATGGTTTAGATATTTACTTTCAGTATAAAGTTCTCTGCAAACTTATGTCAATGTTTACACTTCATCTGACATTAATGTAACTGGCCACTACATAAACAGAATCTATGGGAATCGTtaccaatgaaaacaaaatagtcGTTTCAATGTGGAATGTTTTTCAAAACATGATGCAGGTGTGTAGTTCACAAGATTTGGTATGCAGATATGGAATTGTTGCAATAATTATAAAGCATAGCAAACGCTagtgacaattttaaaatgtaaactcaTAACTtctaaataaacaaatgaaaaaaaacaattaaaacccTGGAAGGCTTGATTAAATCATTATTATATTCTGTAagcatattgttttgtttttgcatgcACATGGGATTATTgtacaatgaaaagaaaaagatgttTGTGCACTATTCAGGAAAAGCTCTTATATGAATTAATGCAAGGCGCTACTGCATGGGCACAGGCAGCTGATCATTCTGAAAAGAGAAGTATGCAGAAAAGGGGTTTTCCTAGCTCTACTCTGGAGCACAAAGCTCCATGTTTATACAAGATGCTGAGCAAGGACAAAAGCACCGCTGAACAAAGTAACTGGTGATACAGTTCTTCTacggagaaaaaaaatccatatgagTGTGAATGTGGGACTGATCTACTGAAGACCTCAATTACAGCCTGATTCTGCTGTGCTGAAGTGAAAGGGACTTTTGCTATTTATTGACTTCCGTGGATCAGGATCAAGTCCTTCATTAAAAGAAGTTCATTCCTACTCTGATTTCACACGACAATGGCTAAATGCAACCTAATAAACAGGGGTAACGCCCAACATCAATGTCGGTccgcataggtgctggaactaggggtgctgccgcacctcctggcttgaagtggtttccattatatacagggtttggTTCAATGcccctcagcacccccactatacaaattgttccagcatccctgcaggGCCAAAAAGGAGAAGGCAAGAAGGCGTTGCCAACCTTTGAAGGCTTTGTTGAAATATTACCCCCTTCTAACACTTCGTGGGGCATTAACCGCTTAACGTCTGACCCCAATTCCGGAGCTCGGTATAACTCTCCAGGTAACGGCTCTAGTTTATCATCCCAGGTCTCTGCCCTGCAACACCCTGGAATAACAAGTCACACACCGCTGGACCCGAATCGACCCTAGCCGCCCTTCTGGATAATCTCCAGCAGCCCGCGCGAAACGTGGACTAACAACAGCATCGCATCTCGGGGCGCCCGGGCTGGACTCCCGCCCGCAGCGCCGCTTCCCCGGGGCTGGGAGCACGCTACGCCGGCTCCCGGCTCCAGCTACGCCGGCTCCCGGCGCACGGACCAGCTTCGCGCCGCTGCTTTGCGGCGCTGTTGAGCACCGGGGACGCTCGGTCCCGCCAGGCCGAACAGATGCTGCGGCGCCCATCGGCTGAAGGCTTTGGCCGCGTTGACACGCTTTGCGGGAGGCGAGGCTGGGGTCAGGCTGGTCGGGGGAAAGTGGGGGGAGCCAAGGCTGGAGCCTCCCAAACCCGTCTCCCCTTCCCAACCCGCTGGGGTCCCTGGGTCACGAGGCAGCCGCTGGGTCCCTGGGGCACGGCacggacctgggggggggggcccctCTCCCCAGGCGGGCGCCGGGCAGAGCTGGCCGGAGGGAGCCGCTCCTTACCTCGCCGCGCCTGGGCAGGGGCTCCACTTGGAAGAAGAGGCAGAGCGGGAGGGTGGCGAGGGCGGCGAGCCCCCAGATGAGCAGCAGGGTCCCGGCCAGCAGCTTGCCGCTGCAGCGGGCCGTGTGCCGCAGCCGGACGATGCAGACCGTGCGCTCCACGCTGACCGCCGCCAGGGACAGGATGGTGACGCTGCCGCTGAGGCTTATCACGTATAAGAGCACGTGGCAGACGGCgtcccccagcagccaggcctcgGTCCAGCGCACCACGAGGATGACGGGGATGGCGCTGATGAAGAGCAGGTCGGCGCAGAAGAGGTTGAGCACCAGGCAGCTGGCGGTGCGCAGCTTCTTCTTCCTGGCCAGCGCCGAGATGGCGCAGCCGTtgaccagcagggaccccaggaAGATGCAGGAGAGGACGGCGGTCTCCAGGGCGCTCAGGGCCACCCTGCTGCGGCCCTTGAAGTCGGAGAAGAACGGGAAACAGGTGCAGTTCCCTTGGGGAGTCACGCAGGCGCCTGGCATCTGGCTGGCACCGAGGGCATCACGCACCATCAGAGCCAGGGAAGCCAGGGGCCAAGCGGCGCGGCggggtggcagctcaggctggcCTATGGGGGCTGTGGGCACGGGGAATGGGCGGCCAGCGGCGgcatctcctcctcttcctctgacaTCCGCGGGGCCAGGTGCGGTGCCCGCGGGCTGGCTTACGGCACCTGGCTCCCTGGGGGAACAAGGAAGTGGCAGGCGAGGACGGTAAATACACAGCGCGCCCCGCTGCACAAAGGCGAGGGCGTGGCTGTGCTTTGCAACTACCGGCGTCCCGGGCGGGGGGCATTTCCCACGGGGCGAGCGGCGCAGGGCCCGCCGGGCAGCGGCTCTCGCGTTCTTGGCGGGAACGGCGGCGAGTGTCCCGGCGCAGGGCGCTGGCCCCACCTTCCCCGCCGGGTGTCGGATGCCCGCCGGGGCCCTGGGCAAGCCCCTGAGCGCCCGGGAGAGCCGCGGGGAAGTGGCtggcaaacccctccccccctctcccccgtcgGGCTGTGAACGTGCCCTCGCAGGCTGGGCTCAGGGCAGCCGACTCTCCCAATGAAAGTCTTGACAGCCTCCTAGCCCTACGCCGGCCGCAGTACAGAGAGCCACAGCCCTTGGATTGAATCTGCAGTGCCCAGCGCCTGCCTCCAGCCTCGGGGCTGGGGGAACCCCAGCAGCGCGCGCCGCAGAGGAGCCGCCGAGCAACCCCGCCAGCAATGTAGCCCGGCTTTGCGTTCAGCTGAGAGAGGGCATTTCCCTGTCTCTCAGCCTGCCCCTTTGGTTTGAGGAACTGGCCTAACACGGGTCTCTGCGAGCTCCTGTTGATAGCCCAGAAGAAGCGGGCCGATTTTACGATCAAAAGGGGGGATTTTACCATTGCTCCATAGCTGGCCTTTTAAAACCACGTGTTGTCTCCCTCCGTGTCTGTGGGTTTCTTGGGCTAACTCTCCGTTGCTGCCATAGAGCTGAAGAAGTTACACAACACAGACGATTAGTACCGGGTGCTAAGTTTGGAGTGATGCTAAACAAACCTGATGCCTCCTTACATTATTTCGTGAATCAGGGAACTCAAAATAACGACAAGTTAggacaataaaatgaaaaataagaggCCATTCCACTTGtagttaaaacaacaacaaccctatCTAATGATTTTCTTGGCAATCCGATTTCtgaaagcaacacacacacagagaatgagATTTGACTAGTCAGGAAAGGCTATCAAAATATTGTCACAAAGTACTGTATGTATGAAACAGCTTTATGTCATTTTATTCACCTCTGGATGAATCAGTTTGGCTATATCCCAACGAGTTGATTTTGTAAACAGTCAAGGTGTCATTTGCAGCAATGTGCATGTAACATTACTGCTTTTTATGATGCCTTTGGCTATTAAATACATTCTACTGTACTCTGAGATACTTATcaatcacattgatttcaataagactTTGTAAATACTCCCTGTATATAATATTGGATATGATGAGTTATACTTGTAACAAAATCTGTTAATGGCATTAAAAGGGAATCCAGAATTTTTGGCCATTATAACAGGATGCTTAATAAAGTATGACAAAATAGTCACCTTTCATTTGTGCGCTAACGAATGCCTTTCCCACTTCCAGGGCAGAAATTACAGCAATTTTAATTCACGTCCTTCACATTAAAATAATCCCTGCTCTTCAAGTTGCTAATATTATCTATTCTGGCTCACTAAGAAGGGTGACTGTGGGGCAATTTACATAACTGTTTTTGGATTAtgtgcaggaattactgggtgaaatttacaCCCCagattatgcaggaggtcaaactagatgatcataatggtcactgCTGGCTTTAAAATCTTTGAATCTCAGAAGTGGACAAATCTACAAATGACTGGAAATGCTTTAAGCAAGTGGCTGCCTACTGCATTATGAACTTAAATGAAGGCACTAGGAAACCTTTCAAACACAGATACCAGCCAGCCATCAACACAGGTGACTACAGATGGCAAATAGTCGGAAGCACAGGTTTTGCTGTACTCTCATTTGCTAGGTTTAAGAATTCTGTGTATCATATTGTGAATAACCACAGCAAACTACCTAATAATACCAAGAGAGATTCTTCCTAGGCAAAACCATGGGTACAGGACATAGGTATTGGGGCCTGATCCCCAAGATGCTTAAAAGATGAGATGTACCAAGTCCCttccaacttccattgatttcagcactTCCCAGGACTGGGCCTTTAGCGAAACCAGCAAATAAGCcccacagtcccctgcactgTCCTCAGCTGTAGCAGGGATGTCACTTTTGAATATAAGATAGTATGTAGCTAGGAGTGAGTTCACAAACAGCCAGACTGCATGATGCAAAGCGAGGTATAAAACATTGAACATGACTTCAGTAGGAAATTGGAGGGCATGTAGCAAATGGTAATAAAGCTAAACACAAATTCTTTTCTcagtgaagtctatggcaaaCTCTACTGGGGCAGGCCCTgtttgttcagttctgggtgaagATGAAAACAATGAAAACCCAGACTGGAAAATAAAACAGGAACAGAAGAGCAACAGCAGTTGCAATTTGCATAATTGCAGCAATATTACTGACGAAAAAACAAGATGCTGTCAGTCAAGAAcgagcaaaagagaaaaaaagtatgCGCAAAGAGCCTGAGAATTCTGGAACTACCATGGGAAAgaaggcaagattttttttttaatcttcttgaAAGATGATCACTGGTAGCTTTGTCACTGGATGTGAAGGAGGAGCTCTCATTTAGTTGGTATGCGCCTACCAAATACCCCAGAGCTAAATTAATACTGGTCTCAGTACTCCATCATATGGCCAGGAAGCCTAAAGTGGAGCTgagcaagaaaaatattttgtacaaagaaaatAATCAATGCTTTGCCCAGGTACACAAGCCAAAAGGAAATCTAtggctccagaaaaaaaaaaagtcttttctcCCAAAGAAAAGTTAGGTGGTATTTAACCACCAAAACTGAGAGTCCAGCATAATGAGGTGTTTTGGGGAATACTAAAGAGGCAGTGAGCTCTTGGATACGAACAAAAGGATTTTTGTCTAGCGGTTAGAGCAACGGCCTGGAAGGGAAGGCTCTTGGAGAGCTTTTCAGGGTCTCACTGTTTGTCTCTGTGAGTTTTGGCAAGTAATTTAAGCTCCCCTTAATTAAGTGATCTATTTATTGCCCCAAAAATTTGTTAATGTAGATTTAAAATTGACCAGCAATGCCTAATATACTTCCAAAACATTGACTGCATCTATATGTAAACCTGGAACTAGAGAGTTAAAGTACACCTCAGCCACATGCTCTCCAACTGCCCTTCACT is a genomic window containing:
- the FFAR4 gene encoding free fatty acid receptor 4; the protein is MVRDALGASQMPGACVTPQGNCTCFPFFSDFKGRSRVALSALETAVLSCIFLGSLLVNGCAISALARKKKLRTASCLVLNLFCADLLFISAIPVILVVRWTEAWLLGDAVCHVLLYVISLSGSVTILSLAAVSVERTVCIVRLRHTARCSGKLLAGTLLLIWGLAALATLPLCLFFQVEPLPRRGEEVQICTLVWPSVAGEISWDVTFTFVIFVIPGLVIVISYSKILQITKASRKRLNVSLASSEMRQIRVSQRDYKLFRTLFVLMISFFIMWSPIIITILLILVQNFKHDLNILPSFFFWIMAFTFANSAINPVLYNVTHFRHEWWQFLLCCAALPGKRMTNTETTGRRNDHIEPNLSVISK